In Heyndrickxia vini, the sequence ATCCCAGTTTCCATCTTCTGTGTAAAATTTCACGGCAAACCCACGCGGGTCTCTTAATGTTTCGGGTGAATGCCCACCGTGAATTACGGTTGAAAAACGTACAAAAACAGGGGTTCTTTTCCCTTTTTCTTGAAACAACTTTGCACGTGTATAGTTAGATGCGGGCTCATCTCCTGCTGTCCCATAAGCTTCAAAATAACCATGGGCACCGGCCCCGCGTCCGTGAACTACCCGCTCAGGAATCCGCTCACGATCAAAATGACTAATCTTTTCAATAAAATCATAATTTTCCAATGTGGCAGGCCCGCGATTCCCTACAGTGCGGATACTTTGGTTATTTGTAACGGGATGACCTTGACGATTCGTTAGTGTATCTTCACTTTCAATATTTGTTTGCTTCTCTGTCATACTTTCATCTCCTTTACAATTTCTAACATTCTTCCCTGTATAATTTGCTCTTTGTGTCAGCTAAATATTCGAATAAAGGGATCATCTTAAAAATATGCTGTTTTCATATAATTTGTTTGTTTTACAATGAACCGTTCCTTTCCGCTACAGGCACTTGCTTTCCGCGGGGCTGGCGATGAGCCTCCTCATCGCTTCGCTCTTGCGGGGTCTCATCTGTCCAGCTAATCCCGCAGGAGTCAAGTGCCTTCCGCTCCAATCCACTCTGCGCTTTTAATATTCGCATCAGTCTTTTAGAAAAGAGACTAAAATAAAAGGAGAATAAGCATGTTTTGAAGAAGAAAAAAAGGGAGGTGATCTAGTTGATCTATTTTGAAACGGAAAGACTGCTGATGAGGGATTTTGACCGAGAGGATTTGCCGGAGTTTAGAAGGATGAATGAAGATCCAGAAGTTATGAGGTTCTTTCCGAAAATACGTACCTATGAGGAAACCGATGCTTTTTACGAAGCCATTTTAAAAGAATTTGAAACATACGGTTTTGGCTTATTTGCAGTTGAACGAAAAGATACGGGGGAGTTTATCGGATTTATCGGCTTTCATCGAGCGACATTTGAGGCAGATTTCACGCCATGTATAGAAATCGGTTGGCGCTTAAAAAAAGAGGCATGGGGTTATGGATTTGCGACAGAAGGGGCTAGGGGGTGCTTGAAGTATGCTGAGGACCACTATAATTTCGAAAATATTTATAGTTTTACAGCAAAAATAAATTCTCCTTCTGAAAGTGTGATGCAAAAAATTGGCTTGCAAAAAGTGGGGAATTTTGCGCATCCAAACATGGAAGAAACCCATCCTTTATCGGAGCATGTTCTGTACGCGTTAAAAAATGAGGTAGGTGAATAGAATGGAGATAAGGAACTTATATTTGAATGAAGATCCACCAATGGAGCTATTATTATTAGCTGATCCCTCTAAAAAACTAATAGAGGAATATGTAAAGAGAGGTCAATGCTTTATTGCTGAACGAAATGGCAAAATTATTGGCGAATATGTGTTGCTTCCAACAAGACCCGAAACTGTTGAATTAGTGAATATTGCCGTTGAAGAAGAACAGCAAGGAAATGGAGTTGGAAAACAATTAGTCTGTCATGCCATTGAACAGGCAAAAATACAAGGTTTTAAAACAATCGAAGTTGGGACAGGGAATTCAAGTATTTCACAGCTCGCTCTTTATCAAAAATGCGGATTTCGCATGATAGGTATTGATCGAGATTTTTTCATCCGGCACTATAACGAGGAAATCTATGAAAATGGAATACACACAATTGATATGGTTCGCCTATCACAAGACCTTTAAATATTTGGAGGAACAGAATGAAATCTGTATTATCTGATCAAGTGCTGGATTGGGTGCGAAAGTCTGTCGGTTCAACTACTGAGATCCGCTCAATTAAAAGGCTGTACGGTGGAACCTCCTCTATTGTTCACCACCTTTCATTTACAACAGGAGATGTCGTATTGCGTCAATTTGATAACGAAGAATGGCTGAAGGAAGAACCAGACTTAGCTAGACATGAAGCAGAGAGCTTGCGTAAGGCAATGAAAACGTCTATCCCAACACCGGAAATCATCGCGTTTGATGAAACAGGGGATGAATGTGGTGGGATGCCTGCCGTTCTTATGACAAAACTGGAAGGAACGGTTCAATTAAAACCCCAACAAATGGAGAGATGGTTGGCTGAAATGGCTGAATCCCTCGTTCAAATCCATTCGGTTCAGGCGGATGACTTTCCGTGGACATATTTTACATACAAAGACTTAGCGAAGCTAGAAATTCCAGATTGGTCGAGTTATCCAGAATTATGGGGGGCTGTATTCGACTTTGTGAGAGTACCGCGTCCACAAGTGAGGCCATGTTTTATCCATAGAGATTACCATCCAACGAACATATTATGGGAAGATGATAAAGTCAGTGGCGTTGTCGATTGGGTGAATGCTTGCAGTGGTCCTGCAGGGATTGATATCGGACATTGCCGATTAAATTTAGCAATGCTATATGGCGTTTCCACTGCTGATGCGTTTCTATCAGCCTATGAAAAACTAGCTGGATATTCATTCAGTTATCATCCATATTGGGATTTGTTGTCTCTGATTGATATCCTATTTGGTCCTCCAGAGGTTTTTCCGGGATGGATTGCATTTGGAATGACTAGTCTCACAGACCAAATGATGGTCGAACGTTTAGATCAATATATGAAAAGTGTGTTAAATAGAATATAGACATTTTTATAGGGAGATGAGGAGAATATGACACGGATCGGCTTTATTCGCCATGGAAGTACGGCTTGGAATAAAGAAAAAAGAGCACAAGGAAACTCCAACATACCGCTGGATGAAGAAGGGCAATTGCAGGCGAGGAAACTAGCAGAAAGAATGAGTCAAGAAAAATGGGATGTGATTTATTCTAGTGATTTATTGAGGGCAAGGCGGACAGCCGAAATTATTGGAGAAAAAATGCAGCATCTTCCTATTCATTTCGACGAAAGGCTTCGTGAAGTGAGTGGTGGTCAAATTGAAGGAACTACTGAATCGGAGAGAATTTCAAAATGGGGTTCTAGTTGGAGAGAACTGGACTTAGGAATCGAAAAGGTGGATAGTGTGATAAAAAGAGGGCGCCCATTAATAGAGGAGATTATCACTGAACATCACTCAAAAAATATATTAATTGTTACTCATGGTGGGTTTATTCAATGTCTATTATCTGATCTTGTCCCCAAATTAAATCAAGAACAGTCGTTGAAAAACACGTCGTTAACCAAAATTTTCCGAAGCGAAAATGAATGGGAATGTGAATTATTTAATTGTGCAATTCATTTAAATGAATAATAAAAATGCGATCCTTTAGATGGCTTGACATCAAGGATCGCATTTAATTGTCTTTACATTTTCGGCGCTTCCATTCCCATTTTCGCCCATTCTTCTTTAGATGGTCCGTAAATTCCTGGTACAGTCACTCCGGCTTGACGCATCAAGACTGTCATTTGACCGCGATGGTGAATTTGATGATGAATGATAAACAATAATAAATTGCCGTTTGACATGTCCATTCCGAAAATATTATGAACCTCTTGCAATTTTTCATCAGTCCACTGCGTTTTAACCGCTTCTTGATAGGCTTCAGTTATTTTTTTATACTGCTCGGCAATATATTGTGCAGAATCAGGTACAGGAAAATCTTTATCAGGCCCATCGAATGTGAGACCGGATTGTGAGCCAATCACTTTAATAGCAGTTGTCACATGCCATGCAGTACGACCTAATGTCCAATGACCTGGTGCAGTTTCTTGTTGCAATGATTCATCAGTTAGTTGGTCTAATACTTTCTGAGTTTGCATGGCTTCATACTTCCACATTTGTAAAAATCCATCTATAGTTTGAAACATAAAAACTCCTCCTCAACATTTTATATTAATACTATTCTCTTTTAGCGTTCATTTACCTCTATCAAAATGATTATAACTTAATTTTTGCATCCACGTAAATTGTTCCGTCTGTTTGCAATTCTGCATAAAAAATATCTTCAACTTGTTGGAATCCTTTTAGATGTAATTCGTTTGTTAACCAGTTTTCATTAATATTTAGTTCTGTTAAATTTCTGCTTACAATTTTACCGTCGACAATCAGTTCCGTCGGCATATAGGGTCTTCTTTTTACTAGTATGTTGGAATCTTTTTTCGTAACGGGTTCGTATTCCTCTTTTTTGAGAACGCTAAGTTGTCCGTTAGGTTCTAAAATGGCATACTCTACTTCAGAAACAGCAAACACGTTTTTAATACGTAGAAGCATCGTTATATCATCCATATTTAATTTATTGGAAGAGAGAGCTTTCTCAATAATTTTTCCATGCTTGATAAGTATGGTAGGCTCTCCGTCTAAAAGGACTCTTGCTTTAGACGATTTAAAGACGATAAACTCTATCGATGCGGTTAGGAAGACCCACAAGGCAATCCCGGTAATCCCATCAATAATTTTAATATCTTTATGGATCACCATTTCTCCAACTATATTTCCAAGGGCAAGACCAGTTATGTACGAAAAAAAAGACATTTGGCTAATTTGCTTTTTTCCAAGCAGACGGATCAAAATAAATAAAACAAAAAAACCAATAAAAGTCCGAATAATAGTACTAGAAATCGAATCCATCTTTTCCCCCACTCAATCAACATCATAAATAAACATCCATTATCAAATAATATGACACAAATAATTACAACATATGTAAAAAGGGTACCTGACACCTATTTTTATTTAAGTCGAATATGTTTGTTGACATTCATCGAATCTGTGTTGTATATTATGTTTAAATAAAGTGTGGATGGGAGTGTGGTGTTGATGGGGCAGGGTGGAGAAAATATTATCTTTATTAGTTCTCCTGTGTTTGAACAGTTGTCATCGATGTTTGTTGTTCAAGGTGATATTCAATCTTCGGTAGGGGCAGCGAATGAGGTGCAAAAATGGGTGGAAGAGAGAAGACGTACGATTCCACAGAAGTTAAAGAACGATTTAGACGTCTTCTTTAGTAAGGAAACATTTATTGGAATGAGTATGATCCGTTATGCATATGAAAACAATTGTTATGAATCAGTCCCTAACTTTATTCACCAGTTAGAATCTGAGGAACCATATCAACTTTTCATGCGCTTTCTACAAACAGGTTTTACGCCTGATGAGGTATCAAACATACTAGATATTCAAGAAGTGAGTCATTTTATAAAACAAACAAACTTACCTGAAAGTGAAAAGTGGAAATTAACTTATTTATATGTTGATATAGAAAACACAAAACAACGTTTTGTTAATTTAATTAAACAATACTATGAATTTTACTTTAAAGATGATATTCCATACTTCTTAAAAAAACAACAAGAAAGCATTGCTGATTTATATGATAAACAACAAGATTTAACGAGAGTGCAAGTCGGTAATATTTTTCCGGTCATCCCTTCACATGTGCTGGAAAATAAAGAAATTAAACTGATTCTCTCACCTTCTTTTTTTTATGATACCGCATCCTTAACGTCTGATAGTGATGATTCATTTATTTATCATTTTGGAATGAACGAAATGAAAAAAAATAAAATGAGCCAAGACGATGTATTAGATGCGATAAAAGTTGTTGCAGATGAAAAACGAATAAAGATTATTCAACTATTAAATAAATCACCCAGATATGGATATGAGTTAGCCAACACACTTAATCTATCGAATTCTACGGTTTCACATCATCTATCTACACTTAGCTCGATTGGAATTGTTTATTCAACAAGAATTGAAAATAAAGTTTATTATCAGCTTCATAAAGAAAAACTGCAAGTATTGATGGAAACATTAACAAAGTCATTGCTTGACTGAGAGGGATCCATTTTGTGGATTCTATCTTTTTATTTCCATATTCGATTAATATCGAATGATACATTCTATGTAAGCGATTGAGAATAGGGGAGAATGAATGAAAATGAATCTATTAAAAAATAAAAGCTTCGTCCTATTGTGGATAGGAAATGCTGTATCCTTATTAGGAAACCGTTTTTATAATATTGCCATCATGTGGTATATCATCGAGAAAACAGGATCGTCTATCGCATTAGGACTAAGTGTTCTTTGCTTTACTGTTCCTTCCGTATTGATTATGCCTTTTGTTGGCGTACTAGCGGATAGGAACATAAAAAAACAACTTCTCGTCGGATCTGATTTGTTGAATGGTTGTATTATGATTGTGATCGCTGCTCTTATGTTTTTTGATGGGTTTCCTCTCGCACTATTATATGTACTTATGATTATCTCATCAGTCGTATCTGCCTTTTTTAGTCCGACAATCGGGGCAACCATCCCATTAATTGTTGGAAAGCCCCATTTAACTAAGGCAAATTCGTTTATGCAGGTGACTAATCAATTGTCAAATATTCTTGGTCCGGCACTGGCTGGTATCTTACTTGCATTGACCAATATGTGGCTTCTATTTTTAATAAATGGGATATCTTATATTATTTCCGCTATTAGTGAACTTTTCATTCATGTTCCTAAAATAGATATTGGCCATGTTAAAAAACATTTTTTCCTACAATTTAAAGAAGGATTAAGTTATGTGATTCGGTATAAAAATCTTCTTCATTTAATCATTGTTGGTGGCGTTATCATTAATTTTTTTCTTGCACCATTGAATGTATTTATCACGATTCTTTGTAACCAAGTGTTAAAAGTCGGATCTAGCGGAATGGGTATAGTTGATGCTGCAATTTCTGTCGGTGCCTTAATCGGGAGTATACTCATTTTACTAAATGTCATGAAAGACAAAATAAAAATGGTCATAATAGGTTTGTCTATCGAAGGTCTTGCCTTATTAATCGCAGGAATATTTACAAACAGCTATTTAGCAATGCTTTTCTTCGCGGCCATTTTGGGTTTAGGGATCAGCTTCGCAAGTGTTGGTATCGGCACATTATACCAAACGTTGGTACCCGAAAATAAAATTGGACGCGTTAGTAGCCTTTTGTCCACATTATCTACAATCATTGTCCCGATAGGAACAATGGTCGGTTCATCGATTATTAATCATCTCTCAATTTCATTGGTGTTAAACATATCGGGGATATTAGTCACACTGTCCGGCTTATCATTAATTATCACGCTTAAAAATAAAAGTGAAAATAAAACCGAAAGCTTAAGTTATTGAAAATTAATAAAGGAAAACGATAGCCTTTTCATGAATTAGTATAGAGAAAACGGTTGAAGGAGGATTTTCATTGGATCATTCACTGCAGCTTTATCAATATCATCTCTGGGCGAACAAAACAATTTTTAACCACCTAAAAGACATACCGGAAACTTACTCGAAAGAAGTAAACAGTGTTTTTTCATCGGTAAAAGAGGTGCTCTATCATCTGTATCAAGTCGATTATGTTTGGTTACGAACCATTTCAGGGGACCCATTCGAAGACATTGTCGCATCCATTCCCCAACTGAAGGAAGAGAACGCTAATAATACGATCGAAGAAATGGAAGAGGCATTTGTAAATTTAGCTGAGAAGTATAAAGCATTCATCAATGATCAAGAAGATATGAATCGTCGTTTCTCTATTCACCATCCAAAGTACGGAACCCTAAATGCAACCTATGCCGAGTTAATCCAACATGTCGTCAACCATGGAACCTATCATCGTGGAAACATTACCGCAATCTTAAGACAGCTAGGGTATACAGGAGTTCAAACAGATTATGTATCCTATTTATTCATTTTGAATCAATCGTAAATGTAAACTTTTGTTCTCGATATTTCACCAGATATACATTTACGATAAAAAATCAATATGCTACTATTAACATATAATAAATATACAGCATGGTAACTGACGACATTTGTGGAGTTAACCACAAGGGAGCCGTGCTTTTATAGAGTCGGGTCGTCTGGGCAGAGATAAGGAGGGGAATATGACCATCTTTATCTCTTTTTATTTTTTATAGTTCTTTTCCATATAATAGATTAATGGAAAAGCCATTTTTAAAGGAGGATCTTCAATGGAAAACCTTATTTTAGATGGAAGAAAAGTTGCTCAGAGTATTAAAAATCAATTAGTGGAACGGGTACAAGTGCTAAAGGAGAAGGGAGTTACGCCTTGCTTAGCAACGATTTTAGTCGGTGATGACCCATCTTCAGCAACCTATGTAAAAATGAAAGGAAATGAATGCGAAAAAATAGGCATAAAATCATTGCGCATCCATCTCCCGAAAGAAACAGAAACAAATCAATTACTTGAAACCATTCAGAAGTTAAATGAAGATAATTCAGTACATGGTATTTTGCTGCAGCATCCCGTCCCATCCCATATTGATGAGCGAAAAGCATTCGAAACGATTTCAATTGAAAAAGATGTTGACGGTGTAACAAGCTATGGATACGGTCAAACTGCACTTGGTTTTGGAAAATATCCTTCTTGCACACCAGCAGCAATTATGAGTATTCTCAATTACTATCAAATTCCGATTGAAGGAAAACATGCCGTCGTTATTGGAAGAAGCCCAATTCTAGGGAAACCAGTATCTGCTTTGCTTCTAAATGAAAATGCTACAGTAACGACCTGTCATTCCAGAACGACAAATTTATCGGAGGTTGTTCAATTAGGAGATATTGTCGTAGCCGCAGTCGGGAAACCGAATTTTATTCAAGGCGATTGGATAAAAAAAGGCGCCGTTGTTCTCGATGCAGGGTATAACAAAGGAAATATCGGTGATGTTGATTATGACGCATGCAGTGAAAAGGCAAGCGCAATTACCCCCGTTCCCGGAGGCGTCGGCCCTGTAACCATCTCGATGCTACTAAAACATACCGTAGATGCAGCCGAAGAAACAATAAGCAAACATTGACCTATTCATTAGTGAATAGGTTTTTATGTGTTTAAATTAATTATAAGAAAGACTGTTTTCTAAAGGGAGTTTGCTCTGAACAATGTTGAAAACGCTGAGTGAATTAGAGCGAAAGGAACCTGACTCCAGCGGGATATAGAGGAAAGGTCGAGACCCCACAGGCGCAAGCGCCGAGGAGGCTCGACTTCCTCCCCGCGGAAAGCAGGTTCCTGTAGCGGAAAGGAACGGTCCAGTCCAGTGTCCTAACATTAATTCTTTACAAAATAGCCAACAAAAAGAAGGAAAATAATTAATAAACAAAGAATGTTTGATGATAGAATTAGTAATAGGAATGTTAACGGTGACTATATACATAGGGGGACCACCATGGATCTTCGTTTAATCGAATTGATTGGATTAACTATCATCATTCATTTAATTGATACACTCGCATATTCTGTCAGACTAAACTCCGTAAAAAGCGGAAAATATGCATTATCTCTATCGTTATTTAATATATTTGTTCTTATTTCCAGAACGGCAAATATGTTTCAAGCACCATTGCTTGGATTAATCATTGGTTTGAGTATTGAAAAGGGACTAAACCCTAAATGGGATTTACATCTCGTTATTTTTGCGGCAACGACCGGAACACTATTGGGCATTGTCCTGATCCCAACATTTTTAAAGATTTTTTCAAAAGCGGTCGATAAACTTGATATTAAAGGATCAGTTCCTTCAATTGTTGTAGAGGCCCTCCATATTAACAATATTAAACGAATGGTAAAAAGTACGACAAAACCGCGTAAGTCAATGTGGGAAAAGTTACGTTATAAAGAAATTCCGAAAAGACTACTAATCTTAAATACAATTATTACAGCAGTTTATACAATCGGGGTGCTATCTGCTTTTTATGCATCTACCTTTGTTGATGAAAAGTATCGTCTAGCTACTTCGGCCTCATCAGGGATGATTAATGGGGTTGCATCGATCTTATTAACATTGCTTGTCGATCCTAAATCAGCCATTATTACTGATCAAGCATTGAGAGGAAAGCGACCTTATGGCGATGTAAAAGCCTTAGTTATTTTACTAATAGGATCCAAGTTAGTCGGGACACTCCTTGGACAAGTATTACTTGAACCGGCCGCACGGATTATTGCCTTTTTTAATTGAGCAAATGGGAAAAGCACGGGATGCCTTGTTCGGGTAATTTAGTACGTGGATTATATTACGATTACAGAGGTTCAAAGCATCTAAATGAAGTTTACTTAGATTTTTGAAACATAAAAATTCTTATCCTTTATTGAGTAACCAGGATATTTAAACTAAACGGAGATTTTCCGGTTAACCTGCAGGATAGCGCTCAGTTTGGGAGGGTTAAGCGGAGATTTTCCGATTAAGTAAAGAAAAACTACCCATTTTTACGTTTTTTAAGTAAATAGCCGGAATCTTTCCGTCTATTTGACTTATATTTAATGCTATTTCCTATTTAAGAGAAATTTCTCCGCCTATTTATCAAACTCACTCTAGCAGCAAATGAACCTGTACAATTTACGGTGGATTCGAGAAAAAAAGGCATAGAGATATTTGCATTTTTAACTGTGATGTTTTGCTGTAGCTAGACAATAACCCCTGTTCCTAATCATCCGGAACAGGGGTTCATAATTGAATTAAACAAAATTTCTTGTATCTTGATTGCGACTAAACTTATAAATGGCGATTAAGAAAAAGGCGGCAGCGAAAGCAAGTAAAATCATAATGTTTAGGTACAAACTGCCAAGGGTATTACCGTTTTGTAATTTCGTTAATGTATCCAATGTCCATCGCTGCGGCAGGAAATTAGCCACCTTTTGAATGGAAGAGGGCATTACCTCAACCGGCCAAAAACAGCCCGATAACATAACAGTTGGCATGACGATTAAATTTTGTAATGCACCTGCAGCACTTCGATTGTTAGCAAAGGAAGTCGTCAGTAACGAAATTCCAATAGCAATTAAAGCAAAGAGGAACATGACAGCCAATGCTTCCCAAAAAGGAATATTTAGATCGATGTGAAATATTGTCGTCATGACGGTTAACGTGATAAGGACCTGAACAATCATTACAATCATATTTACAATCATATTGGAAAGTATATATGTTCTCGCATTGATCGGTGTTGAAAGCAATCGAAAATACGTACGATTTTCTTTTTCAGAAAGAATGATCTCCGACATATTTCCAGCTGACAAAAGCATAATCATGATTAAAAATCCGATGGTTTGATGGGTCATCTCATTATTTTTTGATGTGTCAGCTAATGATTTTGTTATTAGTTTGTAATTTGTTTTTTGAAAGTTTTTGTACATAGAATCAAAGGTTTGTTGGTTTCCGTTAGCGACCTTACCGAAAGTAGAAATATTATCGATATATTGATATAAATAGGATTTTATAAACCCAGTAATTTCTGCACCTTTAATAGATGTCAGCTGAATATGATTTGGCTCACCATGTAACACACTTTCCGAATAGCCCTGGTCAAAAGTAATTACGGTATCGAGTGACCCTGATGTTATCTTTTCCTGTACATTGGATTCTTCAATCTTTGTAATTTTCACATTGTCTAGGTCTTCCAGAAATTTTATTGTATCGGCTGTGATTTGACTCTTGTCATGATTTACTACACCAACATGAAGGCTCATCTTTTGATCACTGCCATAAGCAATTAAAGAAATGAAGATTCCGATAAGTGGCATTAATAGATACATAATAATATTTTTCTTTTGTTTAAATGTCATGCTTAATGTGTTTTGAACTAACCAAATAATATCCTTCATTATAATCCCTCCCGTCTTCGCATTGAAATTACTGATATGAGTAGGAATAAAATGGCGATTCCGATATTTAAGCTGATGGCTGGAATCGCAGCCGATAGATCATTTGCATAAATAATTTTCGTTACCGCTCGATTAATCCATGTAAGCGGGGAAAGTTCCGTAATAAATTTGAAAAATCCTTCTGGGTTTTCAATTTTAAAATAAGCGCCTCCGAAAAATGATGCTAATTGGATTACTAACATAAGGATCACTCTTGTTGACGCGGTTGACTTTGTCACATAACTAAGTCCGAGTCCAAGACTGACAGCAAAGATTACTTCAGTTAATAAAACTAGAAATAGGATGCCATAATGATCGCCCCAATTCGCATTAAAGAGAATTTTGCTAAAAAGCACGACTATGAGAATACAAACTATATTTAAGACGATACTTCCTGCAACCTTCCCAATGAAAATTTCACTTTTTCGAACGGGTGAAACAATTAATCGATCGCCTGTTTTTCGCGCCCTTTCACCCGAAATAAGGGAACTTGCAGACATTGCCCCATATAAAGCAATCATTGTTGTCATGACAATCGCGTAATAATCCATTGAGCCTGGTGCTTTTTTCGGTAAAAGAGAAGCATTTTTAATGTAGTCATGGTGCTTCTCTGTTGAAAAAACTGTTCCCATTTGATCAGGAGCAATTTTTACAACCTCCTGGGCAACATTATATTTATCGACAAAAGAAGTAAGCATACCTT encodes:
- a CDS encoding bifunctional 5,10-methylenetetrahydrofolate dehydrogenase/5,10-methenyltetrahydrofolate cyclohydrolase, with protein sequence MENLILDGRKVAQSIKNQLVERVQVLKEKGVTPCLATILVGDDPSSATYVKMKGNECEKIGIKSLRIHLPKETETNQLLETIQKLNEDNSVHGILLQHPVPSHIDERKAFETISIEKDVDGVTSYGYGQTALGFGKYPSCTPAAIMSILNYYQIPIEGKHAVVIGRSPILGKPVSALLLNENATVTTCHSRTTNLSEVVQLGDIVVAAVGKPNFIQGDWIKKGAVVLDAGYNKGNIGDVDYDACSEKASAITPVPGGVGPVTISMLLKHTVDAAEETISKH
- a CDS encoding MFS transporter; translation: MKMNLLKNKSFVLLWIGNAVSLLGNRFYNIAIMWYIIEKTGSSIALGLSVLCFTVPSVLIMPFVGVLADRNIKKQLLVGSDLLNGCIMIVIAALMFFDGFPLALLYVLMIISSVVSAFFSPTIGATIPLIVGKPHLTKANSFMQVTNQLSNILGPALAGILLALTNMWLLFLINGISYIISAISELFIHVPKIDIGHVKKHFFLQFKEGLSYVIRYKNLLHLIIVGGVIINFFLAPLNVFITILCNQVLKVGSSGMGIVDAAISVGALIGSILILLNVMKDKIKMVIIGLSIEGLALLIAGIFTNSYLAMLFFAAILGLGISFASVGIGTLYQTLVPENKIGRVSSLLSTLSTIIVPIGTMVGSSIINHLSISLVLNISGILVTLSGLSLIITLKNKSENKTESLSY
- a CDS encoding ArsR/SmtB family transcription factor; the protein is MGQGGENIIFISSPVFEQLSSMFVVQGDIQSSVGAANEVQKWVEERRRTIPQKLKNDLDVFFSKETFIGMSMIRYAYENNCYESVPNFIHQLESEEPYQLFMRFLQTGFTPDEVSNILDIQEVSHFIKQTNLPESEKWKLTYLYVDIENTKQRFVNLIKQYYEFYFKDDIPYFLKKQQESIADLYDKQQDLTRVQVGNIFPVIPSHVLENKEIKLILSPSFFYDTASLTSDSDDSFIYHFGMNEMKKNKMSQDDVLDAIKVVADEKRIKIIQLLNKSPRYGYELANTLNLSNSTVSHHLSTLSSIGIVYSTRIENKVYYQLHKEKLQVLMETLTKSLLD
- a CDS encoding GNAT family N-acetyltransferase → MEIRNLYLNEDPPMELLLLADPSKKLIEEYVKRGQCFIAERNGKIIGEYVLLPTRPETVELVNIAVEEEQQGNGVGKQLVCHAIEQAKIQGFKTIEVGTGNSSISQLALYQKCGFRMIGIDRDFFIRHYNEEIYENGIHTIDMVRLSQDL
- a CDS encoding lipid II flippase Amj family protein codes for the protein MDLRLIELIGLTIIIHLIDTLAYSVRLNSVKSGKYALSLSLFNIFVLISRTANMFQAPLLGLIIGLSIEKGLNPKWDLHLVIFAATTGTLLGIVLIPTFLKIFSKAVDKLDIKGSVPSIVVEALHINNIKRMVKSTTKPRKSMWEKLRYKEIPKRLLILNTIITAVYTIGVLSAFYASTFVDEKYRLATSASSGMINGVASILLTLLVDPKSAIITDQALRGKRPYGDVKALVILLIGSKLVGTLLGQVLLEPAARIIAFFN
- a CDS encoding phosphotransferase family protein: MKSVLSDQVLDWVRKSVGSTTEIRSIKRLYGGTSSIVHHLSFTTGDVVLRQFDNEEWLKEEPDLARHEAESLRKAMKTSIPTPEIIAFDETGDECGGMPAVLMTKLEGTVQLKPQQMERWLAEMAESLVQIHSVQADDFPWTYFTYKDLAKLEIPDWSSYPELWGAVFDFVRVPRPQVRPCFIHRDYHPTNILWEDDKVSGVVDWVNACSGPAGIDIGHCRLNLAMLYGVSTADAFLSAYEKLAGYSFSYHPYWDLLSLIDILFGPPEVFPGWIAFGMTSLTDQMMVERLDQYMKSVLNRI
- a CDS encoding GNAT family N-acetyltransferase; the protein is MIYFETERLLMRDFDREDLPEFRRMNEDPEVMRFFPKIRTYEETDAFYEAILKEFETYGFGLFAVERKDTGEFIGFIGFHRATFEADFTPCIEIGWRLKKEAWGYGFATEGARGCLKYAEDHYNFENIYSFTAKINSPSESVMQKIGLQKVGNFAHPNMEETHPLSEHVLYALKNEVGE
- a CDS encoding histidine phosphatase family protein, with the translated sequence MTRIGFIRHGSTAWNKEKRAQGNSNIPLDEEGQLQARKLAERMSQEKWDVIYSSDLLRARRTAEIIGEKMQHLPIHFDERLREVSGGQIEGTTESERISKWGSSWRELDLGIEKVDSVIKRGRPLIEEIITEHHSKNILIVTHGGFIQCLLSDLVPKLNQEQSLKNTSLTKIFRSENEWECELFNCAIHLNE
- a CDS encoding DUF421 domain-containing protein, with translation MDSISSTIIRTFIGFFVLFILIRLLGKKQISQMSFFSYITGLALGNIVGEMVIHKDIKIIDGITGIALWVFLTASIEFIVFKSSKARVLLDGEPTILIKHGKIIEKALSSNKLNMDDITMLLRIKNVFAVSEVEYAILEPNGQLSVLKKEEYEPVTKKDSNILVKRRPYMPTELIVDGKIVSRNLTELNINENWLTNELHLKGFQQVEDIFYAELQTDGTIYVDAKIKL
- a CDS encoding DinB family protein, coding for MFQTIDGFLQMWKYEAMQTQKVLDQLTDESLQQETAPGHWTLGRTAWHVTTAIKVIGSQSGLTFDGPDKDFPVPDSAQYIAEQYKKITEAYQEAVKTQWTDEKLQEVHNIFGMDMSNGNLLLFIIHHQIHHRGQMTVLMRQAGVTVPGIYGPSKEEWAKMGMEAPKM
- a CDS encoding DinB family protein is translated as MDHSLQLYQYHLWANKTIFNHLKDIPETYSKEVNSVFSSVKEVLYHLYQVDYVWLRTISGDPFEDIVASIPQLKEENANNTIEEMEEAFVNLAEKYKAFINDQEDMNRRFSIHHPKYGTLNATYAELIQHVVNHGTYHRGNITAILRQLGYTGVQTDYVSYLFILNQS